A DNA window from Gigantopelta aegis isolate Gae_Host unplaced genomic scaffold, Gae_host_genome ctg2928_pilon_pilon, whole genome shotgun sequence contains the following coding sequences:
- the LOC121391753 gene encoding probable U3 small nucleolar RNA-associated protein 11 codes for MRRPVTEILMSSIIKWSNSKLTDGCHVIPQPEENYTEEELHLMKTQDLKYVQMKLSIEQKKIERLQSTLHLTSEGLQHNTHTIFVDEEDKERYSSFENKSEVEKRELQESIQDLSDQEIHSLDKDLLEQQRGKDIFDPSLKLSAYRELSQRLTRSRELERLSHKMQLEKTFVK; via the coding sequence ATGAGAAGGCCCGTAACAGAAATCCTGATGAGTTCTATTATAAAATGGTCAAACTCAAAACTGACAGATGGTTGTCACGTGATCCCTCAACCAGAAGAGAACTACACAGAAGAGGAACTTCATTTAATGAAGACACAAGATTTGAAGTATGTTCAAATGAAACTGAGTATTGAGCAAAAGAAGATTGAACGCCTTCAATCAACCTTACATCTCACAAGTGAAGGATTACAACATAATACACATACTATATTTGTAGATGAAGAAGACAAAGAAAGATATAgcagttttgaaaataaaagtgaaGTTGAGAAAAGAGAACTCCAGGAGAGTATTCAGGATCTTAGTGACCAAGAAATCCACTCTCTTGATAAAGATTTGCTAGAACAGCAACGTGGTAAAGATATTTTTGACCCTTCTCTCAAGTTATCAGCCTATCGTGAGCTAAGTCAACGATTAACACGATCTCGTGAACTGGAGAGGTTAAGTCATAAAATGCAATTAgagaaaacatttgttaaataa